A genomic segment from Dermatobacter hominis encodes:
- a CDS encoding polysaccharide biosynthesis tyrosine autokinase has protein sequence MTKIRAVLRRRWPIVAVALVLGAIAGALSTVVAPSQTQTTFKATEVIVANRTTTGAQGNVEQDALKVTRGEIAAAAAERLGEEGDVKELAADIEAVPDVESASIEVSSEDTDSQLAARRVDAFVQAFLDVTNADLLQDQQARGAELQKTVDQAQAALDAFDEANPTAIAPTQSPQSQALAAQRDQLAVQLADASSQLTDFRVNAQATLPYSSLGTEAPTPVDNQLVPVPSSPIFRMGLLGLVGAVLGLGLILVIERLSPRIDTRDELVDAVDVPIVAEVGNVPRKRIPRAEGARLRLTGSWAEPNRRIRSAIQFLQANPRFSGTADGDGPVRPPRVFLFTSASPGEGKSTTVALTALALAESGTDTLVVGGDFRRPSIDALLGSATQPGIRDLARLDVHRPTHPEVVHGTPTAHLWVAPSGPATKEVVGLAEAARELIADAAQQGGTVLVDSCPVEAANDAIDLLPVVDEVILIVRSGRTARSTLENTIELLRQHNAHLMGVVLIGTPGLGKVQDYFEGYYGPPDDLRGLPAAPAPLAAAPAVAAPAPAATPHAAPVPPPHAPAAPPPAAPPAPGPPAAPVAPPNGVPVNGNGSGLPTPNGTNGVAPGVPTGVPTPPPFGTGPGPGPQG, from the coding sequence ACGGTGGTGGCGCCGTCGCAGACGCAGACCACCTTCAAGGCCACCGAGGTGATCGTCGCCAACCGCACGACCACCGGGGCGCAGGGCAACGTCGAGCAGGACGCCCTCAAGGTCACCCGTGGTGAGATCGCGGCGGCCGCCGCCGAGCGGCTCGGCGAGGAGGGCGACGTCAAGGAGCTGGCCGCCGACATCGAGGCCGTCCCCGACGTCGAGAGCGCCTCGATCGAGGTGTCCTCGGAGGACACCGACTCACAGCTCGCGGCCCGGCGGGTGGACGCCTTCGTGCAGGCCTTCCTCGACGTCACCAACGCGGACCTGCTCCAGGACCAGCAGGCCCGGGGCGCCGAGCTGCAGAAGACCGTCGACCAGGCCCAGGCCGCGCTCGACGCGTTCGACGAGGCCAACCCGACCGCCATCGCCCCGACCCAGTCGCCGCAGAGCCAGGCGCTCGCCGCCCAGCGGGACCAGCTGGCGGTCCAGCTCGCCGATGCGTCCTCCCAGCTCACCGACTTCCGGGTGAACGCCCAGGCCACGCTGCCGTACAGCTCGCTCGGAACCGAGGCGCCCACGCCGGTGGACAACCAGCTCGTGCCCGTGCCGAGCTCGCCGATCTTCCGGATGGGCCTGCTCGGCCTCGTGGGTGCGGTGCTCGGGCTGGGCCTGATCCTCGTGATCGAACGGCTCTCCCCGCGCATCGACACCCGCGACGAGCTCGTGGACGCCGTCGACGTCCCGATCGTCGCCGAGGTGGGCAACGTCCCGCGGAAGCGCATCCCGCGTGCGGAGGGCGCCCGCCTCCGGCTCACCGGCTCGTGGGCCGAGCCCAACCGCCGCATCCGGTCCGCGATCCAGTTCCTGCAGGCCAACCCCCGCTTCTCGGGGACGGCCGACGGCGACGGCCCGGTGCGGCCGCCGCGCGTCTTCCTCTTCACCTCGGCGTCGCCGGGCGAGGGCAAGTCCACCACGGTGGCCCTCACCGCGCTGGCCCTCGCGGAGTCGGGGACCGACACCCTCGTGGTCGGCGGCGACTTCCGCCGGCCGAGCATCGACGCGCTGCTCGGCTCCGCCACGCAGCCCGGCATCCGGGACCTCGCCCGGCTCGACGTGCACCGGCCGACGCACCCCGAGGTCGTCCACGGCACGCCGACCGCCCACCTCTGGGTGGCCCCGAGCGGTCCCGCCACCAAGGAGGTCGTCGGCCTGGCCGAGGCGGCCCGGGAGCTGATCGCCGACGCCGCCCAGCAGGGTGGGACGGTCCTGGTCGACTCGTGCCCGGTGGAGGCCGCGAACGACGCGATCGACCTGCTGCCCGTCGTCGACGAGGTGATCCTCATCGTGCGGTCCGGGCGGACCGCCCGCTCGACCCTCGAGAACACGATCGAGCTGCTGCGCCAGCACAACGCCCACCTGATGGGCGTGGTGCTCATCGGCACGCCGGGGCTCGGCAAGGTGCAGGACTACTTCGAGGGCTACTACGGCCCGCCCGACGACCTCCGGGGCCTGCCCGCGGCGCCGGCGCCGCTCGCCGCCGCGCCGGCCGTGGCCGCCCCCGCTCCTGCGGCGACGCCGCACGCCGCGCCGGTCCCGCCGCCGCACGCGCCGGCCGCACCGCCCCCGGCGGCGCCCCCGGCTCCGGGGCCGCCCGCGGCCCCCGTCGCGCCGCCGAACGGCGTCCCGGTCAACGGGAACGGCAGCGGGCTGCCGACCCCCAACGGCACGAACGGCGTCGCGCCGGGGGTGCCCACGGGGGTGCCCACGCCCCCGCCGTTCGGCACCGGGCCCGGGCCCGGCCCGCAGGGCTGA